AAGCATGTGCATATGGTAGCAGATAAGTTTTCTTCTCGAAAGGGAATTAAGTAATCTCGTGTGAATTTAGGATAAAGGGTGAAATTATGGCTTCAAGAGTAACCAATTCCCAAGCGCTCGGCACAGATGGGACTGATTTTTTACATAGGCAACGAGTCGCTGCACAATATCAGTTTaggtatattgaaaatttatgcctAACATCAGTCTTATGTTCATCCAAATCACGGAATCTCCCtcgcctttttttctgtcagCCAAATACTATCCTAGAAATATTACCTGTGTGTTTCCACAACCATTTGTCACACCAaaccttttcaatttttcacacacTGTAGTCTGCATAACAGATGGCCTTAACCTAGAATTTTCTAAGCAATTGAAAATCAACatctaaatatttcatttaaaaaaattgccctTATCCCTCAATCGATGAAAACCAGTACTCAAAGTGTTCTGCCGATTGAGAATTTTGGCGTGTCTTTAGTTACTAATTtccatatttataatttacagCGCAATGAACAAGTCAAGATTAAAATACTGCATATTTTTTCACTACCTATTATTCTTCGTAATGCTGGCCAAATTGTCCGCTGATATACTTGACCATTTGGATATTTTTGTCCTAGAAATCGAAGAGCTACAGATACCTCaggtgattttttcattcagcaATTCGGAAAACAAACGATAACTGATCGATAGTTTACCTCtgtgtttttgttttcagccCCTTTGGTGGGAGTACATATGGTGCACCAGTCTCTTATTATCTTTTCTGGCTTTATCGGCCATACGTTACAATAGAATAAAAACGATACAACGGTACATGATAGGTATTGTTGTTCTCGGATATGGTCCTTTGATCTATGGAGTAGTTTACTATTTCAGAGATGTATGGAGCTACTTAACTACtaacgaaaaggaaaatatcCAGATATGGCAGGTGAGCAGTTGGTGTATGCTAATCAAGCAGGTGGCAGTCAGAATAAACTGTAATTTATCTATTCACATacccattattattactgtttgTAGGGTATGCCATATGGATTACTGTGGTACGCGTTTCTACTCCTTGCCTCGCAAGTacatttcttctctttatatTTCTCATGGAATTTGCAATCCGCATGGAAAGCTCGAGGTTCAAGAAAAGTCGACTAATCTTAAGCCCGACACCTATTTACACATAAGTAAATCAACAGCGAGAGAGTAATGTGTATATcggatgtatgtacataatggAAAatggttttattattattattttttgaatactTGTCTCTCCTCATCTGTCTCAaaaatgtgtatatgtacatgaatTAAAAGAATATTCTTGTATGAATCTCGAATTATTTGACCTGTATTGTCTTTTCTATCAAAGGATATTCACAGCCATCGATTTCTCTATTACCTGTAAGTAGGCTCATCAAGTTAGTTTTAATAAGTTCAAGTTAACAATGGTGACGAATGAATTGCAATAAAAAATCTAATCCTGTATACATggaaatctttcaattttgtagataaaTACTCCTGAATACTGACAATCCAAGTTTACATACCGACCAGAAGTGCGCGCTGGTCACGCGTTCAGCTGTCAATTAAAACAAAGGTTATCCAGAAATTCGGACTGATGAACTCGCAAATGTCAAGTTCTCGTATCTCTCAATTTTATTACCGGTAAAAGCCTGATGTAGTTTCCGTCTTGTGAATCGTGATAGTGTACGAAAGTTATTAGAAAATAATAGGTATTCTATATTctgatctgaaaaaatttgagaaacgaaaattttttctcaaaacgaTGACTACCTACACTGTAGTAACCTCAGACTTTGTTAATTTAAATATTACAAATTCTGGACAGCAAACTTGCTGCGTAGAAAGAAGATTTCAGAAGGGAATCACCCTCAATGATTTTAAGGTATTTCACTTTGTGTCACATTTTTTATGCTCTGGCGATCAAGTCCGGTCTATTGGAAATTCATATGTAACATGTCTGTCAAAAGGGTAAACTGGAACTTCTTACTGGCGGGAACTCGGCCACAATGAAATTGGAGGTctatgataaaaatgataaacttGTCTGCAAACCAGATGAAGGTGACCGTTTGCTTGGCTCATATCCAATCGACGATGGAATGAGAGTTCATGTTAGTTATTTTGTTgtgttaattataaaaattatgtattCATTGTCGGGATCATACATCTTATTATTTCTAAACTTCTTACAGGTAATAGACAAGTGCATCCGGCCGGATGATGAGACGGCACAGGTAGACAAGTTTGAACTGTCCAATACGGAGTACGCTAAAAGATCTGGTAATTTACACAATCGCATTTAGAAAGTGATCCAGCATTATCAAAGAAGTATGAGTGTTTGATGCTAAACAAATTTATTATGTTAGATACCGTCAAAGCATTCCTAGAACGAAATAAGTTGGGAAAATATAATGAGGAAGAAATGAAACgtagggaagaagaaaaacggctagaagaagaagcagatgAAGCTGCAGCAAAAGCTTGCAAGGTTGGAGATCGCTGCGAGACTCAAGTACCAAATCAGCCAAAGCGGCGGGGCACAGTCATGTATgttggtgagttttttttccttagccTCTAAATGTCTCAATTTTACATAGTCCCATCTCGTCTGTCATACTTGATCATCTATTAATTTCATTAGGTACAACTGAATTCAAAAGTGGATGGTGGATTGGTGTAAAGTATGATGAACCCTTAGGCAAAAACGATGGATCGTGAGTTTTTTTATAGCAATATTGCAGAAATCGTATAGAAACGTATAAGAAGCCCTTGAAATCACTACATGCATTTGTGGTATAAACATATCTGCTTCACGTTTTCAGAGTCAAAGGTAAAAGATATTTTGATTGTCCCCCAAATTATGGTGGATTTTTGAAACCGGCGCACGTGAAGACTGGAGACTATCCAGAAGAGGATTTCAACTTGGACGAGGAACTTTAGGAACACACCAGGCAATTATTCGTAAGAATTGAAGATTTATTTACAATCATTAATAAGCAAATTATTAATCATTGTCGTCgctttgatttaattttcacaaaaCGAGGATGcttaatttattaaattcgTTAATATTTCCTTCGCTTGATGATGTCGGGCCGCCAATTAATCGGATGACTTTCTTCGGTCTGTAACATAATAATCAAGTTAGTCATATTATAAAATTGTCATTTCAAAAATCTATACTTGAAAAACCAGCTGAagtaaattgtttgaaaaaaatttctatactccctaaataaacttttttctaataaaagaaaaattaaataaaccaTCCGCTTGtatgaaaaatagtttttctcttgaaccAAGTTACGagaatcaatattattttgaaaagttccagaagcttatttttttcaagtattattttaattcgaaGAGATGTAACACATGCCGCTGTGTCATCTTCCTTGTAAACTTTTATCGTTTTGTCGGCTTCGGTGGTAATCATACGAGTCCCAGACATGTCAAATGTGATACTGAAAACTCCAGCTTCACTATCCATTGAACCAGGTTGAACAGGCGCTTGGAGCCTCTGGAAGTTATACCTGCAATAGAAAACATCACGTTCAAAGTATTTTTATACGGTAAAAAAGGAATGCATGTGTCAAGGATGACATTCAAAAAACCAGTAATCTTACCCGGTTCTCCAATCCCAAAGTTGCATCGTTCCGTTATCTGCGCCAGAAACCAGGACACCGTCAGGATTCACAGCCAAACAATTAACAATCGCGTTATGTCCGGACAGATTCTGTATGAATTTTCCTTCCGGACATTTCCACTGTTTTATGTTATCTGGGGAGGCTGAAGCGAACATGTACCTATAAGCGAATAAGACTCAGACTAATTAATTCCGCAGTCCGAtaaaaaagtgtaaaaaacATCTGAAAATACGTACAACGTCGGATGGAAAACAACAGATCTAACGCTTTTCTTGTGATTTGTTAAAGTTGCTCGAGATTTTCCAGCAGCCAAATCCCACAAACGTATGGTGCAGTCGTGGCTACCGGTGATGACCTGAAAGGATGGTGTGGTTCTAGATCCTTAACACATACGAATTTTAATCCTTAATTCAACTGATTTTGTATATCACCTGTGGCTCCGCTGCCTGACATATTACACTAGCCACCGTATTGGTATGACCTGCCAGTGTGTGAACGTTCGCTTTTGTTCTCATGTCCCAAACTCTGGCAGTAGAATCTCTGCCCGCGGTTACTAACACATCGATATTAGGATGCAACGCCATAGAATAAACCGCCGACAAATGACCGTGATAGTGTCTGATAACCTGTTTGAAAAAGTTAAGTttttttctagctttagaaatCTTGATATATCTAAAGTGGATCGGAATTCTCCGACTCTTTTTACCTTATTATATTCTAGATCCCAGCATTTAACCTGACGATCCTCTCCGCAAGAAAACAAATACGGATGCCTGTGTGAGACGGCAAGTCCGCGGACACTACTTATGTGCCCAGTGAGGGACACTTTCAATTTACCGCTAGCGAGATCCCATATCTGAAAGAAGTCCGACAATTTATTGGTACCAAATCAAAtgccgtaattttttttttctttaccttaaTAACTCTGTCTGCCGATCCAGTTGCGAACCAATCATTTCCCGGTTCCACAGCGCAGCATCTAACCCACCCAAGATGCCCGCTTATTACTCTGTATAATTTCCAAGGCGCGTGCCAACGGGGTTTTGCAATTGTTGGAGCCTTTTTTGGTGGCAAGTTAAGAACTAATGACGAAGTACTGTTCGAATTATTTGGCATTGCTGAACCAGATATCAAAGATCCAGCTATTCCAGGTGTGTAAGGCACAATTGCTGAGGAATTGTTACTGCCATTGAAACTGTCATCTGAAAATACCAAGTCCCGTAAATCTCTGATTCTGAAAGTTTTTGGATGAGAGACTAAATATCAAGGCACTTACCTCCTGGTGGTGGAGGGTCCGAGTTATGATCATGGCTGAGTTTGAGATGATTATTCTTTCTAACACGATCAAAAACAAGGGCATAACTGTCTTTAGATTTTATGccttttttcattgattccCTGTAAGTATAAATCGATATTAAATCATTGGAGTTTCCAATTTATCATTGGACAGTGAGAGATTgatataatgaataatttccaaaCTCTACTTACGTCGTAGGATCGATGGGAGGCAGAGTGCCCTGATTAGACAAAAACATATCATGTGTACGTTTCAATGATCGAAAGACCAATGTATGGACCGAATGGCGTTGGACGTCCTGAACGATGAAAGGTACAAGTGATAAGTTTCAACCCTTATTTGTgggtgaatattttataatttcatgcTTGGTTTTAACAATCTTTATCAAAGTAAATGAATTCCCAGTAAAATTAGCTTCATAGATAAATAGGTTTCaagaatttcatcgaaatgaTTTCATCTCGTCACTTACCATGGTCATGAtttcaaaaacagaaaaaccgcTGAGAGATAATAATGCAATTGGACTTTTAAttaagaattttcgaatttactAATTACTTGACAGCGGAGACGTGTTTATAACCAAATAACCAGACGCTTCGAGATTACGCCATAAGCAATAACAATCGAAACTTGATGAATGATCGAAAAGTTTGTCACAAACGATAATCGATTTCTCTTCAACAATGGAAGATCAAAAGATCGACTTAACGGACCGGAAGTTCTGATTTCAAACTATAAGTCGTCCTTGAAGTTCCAAAAATCGATACTAGTTCAAATTTGAGTTTGGTGCCATAGTTTTCCATTAACACCTGAAAACCCgtgtgaaataaatattctctCCTCGTGATATCAGGATCCAGAAAGATGCAGATGGAAGGTAAACTAAAGTAAATATTGGCCAGGTTTTCTTTCGATTGCAGCGAAGATAGTGAAACGGGAGTGAGCGTctgggaaaagtaaaaatggcGTCGCGCATGGCGTAATGGGTTCCTTATATTTGAGTAGAGAATCGATTCCATTTGGTTGTGTTCGTGTCCTGAAAACGTTCTCTCTCCAGGTTATCATTTGGAAATAGAAGAGCTCAGCTGGCCACGCGGTGGCAGTGACGAGGACCAAAAAGCAGCAGCCTGCCTGTTGCCAGTTATTGATCTGACAGCAACACCGCATTGCCGTTGAGAGTGGGATTATTGTCACGCAGTTTATCGCAGTtcagaagaggaaaaataaaaaaaaacgttagtgaatgaacaatttttaaacaaaatgtccgaattacgtgtatataaatacaaaaaacaaacggtATTCTCGGGTCGTTGAATATTCGCAAAGAAAAAGGTTCtcttaaataaaataaatatgctTAACATTATCTGTAACGTTTTCGTTACAGCTGCTGAAGGCCAAACGTAAATGTTGCAATTTCACGTctgcaaataaataaaatcagctagtaaaaaaattggcatTATCAAAACGGACTATACCAAGGCAAACCGGACTGACATTCAAAAAAAGTTAGAACCTCTAAAAATCGTTAAAATCCAAAAAGTATCCTTCTAAAAAACGTTGAATACAAAAACTATAATTGTTTCAATTAAATGAAGTGATATTAGTACAGCATCTGGTGTCACGTACGTCACGTATATTACATTCTACGAACATATTCGAAACGAATCTGAGCGcagtcaacaaaaaaaaaaaacgtataacAGACATCCAGAGaagcgcgataaaaaaaattaaagagttGAACAATCAAAATtaagggaagaagaaatatttccGACCATTTAAACGAAGAGAATTTTAACCAAAAGTCGGTATAAATGTCATCGCGTTTATTAACTATATCCTTACCCTAAACTGGAACGCGGGCATTTTAACCCCCTCCTTCCCTACTTCCCCCGGTTcctaataaaattttcatcgtttaaaACACGATGAAAAAGTTCACATTTAAAGGTGTTCTTGACGGGTTTCGTTCATCGGTTAGTCAACAGGTGAAACCGGAGCAAGAAATCGTCGAAACACTTCGGCCCGATCATTTTAACGTTAAAAAGGTAAGCTGATCGTTTGTCCTTgatttatcataatttttttctttattgaaCCCTCTCAATTACCCCCCGCTTAATTAATCTACTTATTTGCCTTCAGATCCTCAACCGATCGGACGCAATTAAATTTGCAAttaaatcttctttttttgacttgTTCCTCTCTAATGTCAATATTTTCTCCCTGGATATCCGATGTTATTAATTATGAAACAGGATCGCCTTAAAAATACGCTTAAAggtggtttttattttccagctgtacgtacgtacataacaaTAATACAATTATCTACTATTTATACAACTTAGATAATTTGGCATAATCAGCTGAAACATGATACACGTTTTCAGAGCCATGGAAATGAAGTAATA
The sequence above is a segment of the Athalia rosae chromosome 5, iyAthRosa1.1, whole genome shotgun sequence genome. Coding sequences within it:
- the LOC105687325 gene encoding tubulin-folding cofactor B, whose protein sequence is MTTYTVVTSDFVNLNITNSGQQTCCVERRFQKGITLNDFKGKLELLTGGNSATMKLEVYDKNDKLVCKPDEGDRLLGSYPIDDGMRVHVIDKCIRPDDETAQVDKFELSNTEYAKRSDTVKAFLERNKLGKYNEEEMKRREEEKRLEEEADEAAAKACKVGDRCETQVPNQPKRRGTVMYVGTTEFKSGWWIGVKYDEPLGKNDGSVKGKRYFDCPPNYGGFLKPAHVKTGDYPEEDFNLDEEL
- the LOC105687324 gene encoding pleiotropic regulator 1, whose protein sequence is MTMDVQRHSVHTLVFRSLKRTHDMFLSNQGTLPPIDPTTESMKKGIKSKDSYALVFDRVRKNNHLKLSHDHNSDPPPPGDDSFNGSNNSSAIVPYTPGIAGSLISGSAMPNNSNSTSSLVLNLPPKKAPTIAKPRWHAPWKLYRVISGHLGWVRCCAVEPGNDWFATGSADRVIKIWDLASGKLKVSLTGHISSVRGLAVSHRHPYLFSCGEDRQVKCWDLEYNKVIRHYHGHLSAVYSMALHPNIDVLVTAGRDSTARVWDMRTKANVHTLAGHTNTVASVICQAAEPQVITGSHDCTIRLWDLAAGKSRATLTNHKKSVRSVVFHPTLYMFASASPDNIKQWKCPEGKFIQNLSGHNAIVNCLAVNPDGVLVSGADNGTMQLWDWRTGYNFQRLQAPVQPGSMDSEAGVFSITFDMSGTRMITTEADKTIKVYKEDDTATEESHPINWRPDIIKRRKY
- the LOC105687252 gene encoding protein jagunal, whose translation is MASRVTNSQALGTDGTDFLHRQRVAAQYQFSAMNKSRLKYCIFFHYLLFFVMLAKLSADILDHLDIFVLEIEELQIPQPLWWEYIWCTSLLLSFLALSAIRYNRIKTIQRYMIGIVVLGYGPLIYGVVYYFRDVWSYLTTNEKENIQIWQGMPYGLLWYAFLLLASQVHFFSLYFSWNLQSAWKARGSRKVD